The following are from one region of the Tenacibaculum dicentrarchi genome:
- a CDS encoding NAD(P)/FAD-dependent oxidoreductase, whose translation MKKSIAIIGGGAAALFTSAFLDTKKFDVTIYEQKKSVGRKFLVAGDGGFNLSHGEDIHKMITRYTPDYFLKNALLNFSNDDLQAWLLKLNIPTFKGSSNRIYPEKGIKPISVLSKIKQFSSDKGIRFLCDYKWKGWTSDNNLIFTHQNNTENKNTIISADYTIFSMGGGSWKITGSDGTWLPIFKDKSIKTRPFLPANCAYKIAWKPDFILKNEGKPLKNIALSCFEKTQKGELVITKFGLEGNAIYALSPEIQSKLSQNKQALIYLDLKPMFSSDEIFKKITASNYSITDILKKVLKLSPVQIDLLKSFLTKEEYLDKNILAQKIKSLPLIIEDSAPLNEAISTTGGVSLEQVTENFELKKLKNTFCIGEMLDWNAPTGGYLLQACFSMGVFVADYLNEKNKFS comes from the coding sequence ATGAAGAAATCAATAGCCATTATTGGCGGTGGCGCAGCTGCACTTTTTACTAGTGCATTTTTAGATACCAAAAAATTTGACGTTACTATTTATGAGCAAAAAAAATCGGTAGGGCGCAAATTTTTAGTGGCTGGTGATGGCGGTTTTAATCTTAGCCACGGCGAAGATATCCATAAAATGATAACCAGATATACTCCTGATTATTTCTTAAAAAATGCCTTATTAAATTTTTCAAATGATGATTTACAGGCTTGGTTATTAAAATTAAATATCCCGACTTTTAAAGGAAGTAGCAACCGAATTTACCCCGAAAAAGGCATCAAACCAATTAGTGTTTTATCAAAAATTAAACAATTTTCTTCGGATAAAGGCATTCGTTTTTTATGTGATTACAAGTGGAAAGGTTGGACTTCTGATAATAATTTGATTTTTACGCATCAAAATAATACCGAAAATAAAAATACTATTATTTCTGCCGATTACACTATTTTTTCTATGGGTGGCGGAAGTTGGAAAATTACTGGTTCTGATGGTACTTGGTTGCCTATTTTTAAGGATAAAAGCATTAAAACACGTCCTTTTTTGCCTGCAAATTGTGCCTATAAAATTGCATGGAAACCTGATTTTATTTTAAAAAATGAAGGAAAACCTTTAAAAAACATTGCGCTTTCTTGCTTCGAAAAAACCCAAAAAGGAGAGCTTGTAATTACAAAATTTGGCTTGGAAGGAAATGCTATTTATGCGTTAAGCCCAGAAATACAATCGAAACTTTCCCAAAACAAACAAGCACTTATTTATTTAGATTTAAAACCGATGTTTAGTTCAGATGAAATCTTCAAAAAAATAACAGCTTCGAATTATAGCATTACTGATATTCTTAAAAAAGTATTAAAATTAAGCCCTGTTCAAATTGATTTATTAAAGTCATTTTTAACGAAAGAGGAATATCTTGATAAAAATATTTTAGCACAAAAAATAAAGTCCTTGCCGCTTATCATAGAAGATTCTGCGCCGTTAAATGAAGCGATTTCTACAACTGGCGGCGTTTCTTTAGAACAAGTTACTGAAAATTTTGAGCTTAAAAAGCTTAAAAACACGTTTTGCATCGGTGAAATGCTCGATTGGAATGCTCCAACGGGTGGTTATTTATTGCAAGCTTGTTTTAGTATGGGTGTTTTTGTTGCTGATTATCTAAATGAAAAAAATAAATTCTCTTAA
- a CDS encoding TIGR02757 family protein, which yields MNPNELKEFLDAKVQQYNNFDFIAPDPISIPHKFSVKEDIEISGFLAATIAWGNRKSILKNANKMMDLLGNSPYDFVMNHQEHHLENLDGFVHRTFNAIDFSHFIKALKHIYMHHNGLENIFNKHASQDSLQPAIHELKKIFFEIEHPSRTTKHVSDPYKKSACKRINMWLRWMIRNDNTGVDFGLWKNISPAILSCPLDVHSGNVGRKLGLLTRKQNDAKALLELDTSLRKLDSEDPVKYDFALFGLGVFEKF from the coding sequence TTGAATCCAAATGAATTAAAAGAATTTTTAGACGCAAAAGTACAGCAATATAATAATTTTGACTTTATTGCCCCCGATCCAATTTCTATTCCTCACAAATTTTCAGTAAAAGAAGATATTGAAATTTCGGGTTTTTTGGCAGCAACAATTGCTTGGGGAAATAGAAAAAGCATCTTAAAAAATGCCAATAAAATGATGGATTTACTAGGAAATTCACCCTACGATTTTGTCATGAATCATCAAGAGCATCATTTAGAAAACTTAGATGGTTTTGTGCATAGAACTTTTAATGCTATCGATTTTTCACATTTTATAAAGGCGTTAAAACATATTTATATGCATCATAATGGCTTAGAAAATATTTTCAATAAACACGCTTCTCAAGATTCTTTACAACCTGCAATTCATGAATTGAAAAAGATATTCTTTGAAATAGAACATCCAAGCAGAACCACAAAACACGTATCTGATCCGTATAAAAAATCGGCATGTAAAAGAATTAATATGTGGCTTAGGTGGATGATTAGAAATGACAATACAGGCGTAGATTTTGGTCTTTGGAAAAACATATCACCCGCCATTTTGTCGTGTCCGTTAGATGTTCATTCAGGGAATGTTGGGCGTAAATTAGGGCTTTTAACCCGAAAACAAAACGATGCCAAAGCGTTGTTAGAATTAGATACTTCGCTTAGAAAACTAGACAGCGAAGACCCTGTGAAATATGATTTTGCCTTATTTGGTTTGGGAGTTTTTGAGAAGTTTTAA
- a CDS encoding fumarylacetoacetate hydrolase family protein, with translation MKIICIGRNYAKHIEELANEKPESPVVFLKPDSAILPKKMPFFIPPFSDDIHYEVEVLVKINKVGKHISSKFAHKYYDEIGLGIDFTARDVQAKCKEKGLPWEKAKAFDGSAVIGNFYPKEDFNLESISFQLYKNDEVAQDGNSETMLWKIDELISYVSQYFTLKKGDVIFTGTPAGVGRVVENDVLTGVIEGKQAFNIKIK, from the coding sequence ATGAAAATAATTTGTATCGGGCGTAATTATGCCAAACATATTGAAGAATTGGCAAACGAAAAGCCAGAGAGTCCTGTTGTTTTTCTAAAACCAGACTCGGCAATTCTTCCAAAGAAAATGCCTTTTTTTATTCCGCCTTTTTCTGATGATATTCATTATGAAGTGGAGGTTTTGGTAAAGATAAATAAGGTAGGGAAACATATCTCGTCAAAATTTGCACATAAATATTATGATGAAATAGGTTTAGGAATCGATTTTACAGCAAGAGACGTACAAGCAAAATGTAAAGAAAAAGGTTTACCTTGGGAAAAAGCAAAAGCCTTTGATGGTAGTGCTGTTATTGGTAATTTTTATCCGAAGGAAGATTTTAATTTAGAAAGTATTTCTTTTCAATTATATAAAAATGATGAAGTTGCTCAAGATGGAAACTCTGAAACGATGCTTTGGAAAATTGATGAATTAATTAGTTATGTATCGCAATATTTTACCTTGAAAAAAGGCGATGTTATTTTTACAGGAACTCCAGCAGGAGTTGGTAGGGTCGTTGAAAATGATGTTTTAACAGGTGTTATTGAAGGTAAGCAAGCTTTTAATATTAAAATAAAATAA
- a CDS encoding competence/damage-inducible protein A, with protein sequence MNAEIITIGDEILIGQIVDTNSQWIGQELNKIGVSVYQISSIQDEKQHILNALKEAENRADIVIITGGLGPTKDDITKKTIAEYFNDDKVIIYDEVISHIKELFEKIKHPYNQVQKYQAELPSKATLLMNQFGTAPGMWFFENNTVFVSLPGVPYEMKGLMTNEVLPRIQQKYELPFISHTTIMTVGVGETVIAERIEEWENSLPSHIKLAYLPSFGKVRLRISAKGTNKEVIEKEVASKVAILNTLISDVIVGFDTAASIEKRVGDLLIAKNKTVSTAESLTGGKIGANLVSIAGSSAYFKGGFITYTAELKEQLLGVSKQTIQEFSVVSKQVAKQMAVGCLKKLKTDFAIAVTGNAGPTTDDTDKSVGVVCIAIASKQRVEVYEFNFGEPREKVLNRTVTKALDLLRERILKE encoded by the coding sequence ATGAATGCAGAAATAATAACTATTGGTGATGAAATTTTAATCGGTCAAATTGTTGATACAAATTCACAATGGATAGGACAAGAGTTAAATAAAATTGGGGTTTCGGTATATCAAATTTCATCTATTCAAGATGAGAAACAACATATATTAAATGCCTTAAAAGAGGCCGAAAATAGAGCGGATATTGTAATTATAACTGGTGGTTTGGGTCCAACGAAGGATGATATCACTAAAAAAACAATAGCCGAATATTTTAATGATGATAAGGTTATTATATATGATGAAGTTATTAGCCATATTAAAGAATTATTTGAAAAGATAAAGCATCCTTATAACCAGGTTCAAAAATATCAAGCTGAATTACCATCAAAAGCAACTTTGTTGATGAATCAATTTGGTACGGCTCCAGGAATGTGGTTTTTTGAAAATAATACTGTCTTTGTGTCATTACCTGGAGTGCCTTATGAAATGAAAGGTTTAATGACAAATGAAGTATTACCTCGGATTCAGCAAAAATATGAGCTGCCATTTATATCGCACACCACAATTATGACAGTTGGCGTAGGTGAAACTGTTATCGCAGAAAGAATTGAAGAGTGGGAAAATAGCTTGCCATCACATATAAAGTTAGCGTATTTACCATCTTTTGGAAAAGTAAGACTGAGAATATCAGCAAAAGGAACGAATAAAGAAGTTATAGAAAAAGAAGTAGCTAGTAAAGTAGCAATATTAAATACTTTAATTTCGGATGTTATTGTAGGTTTTGATACAGCTGCATCTATAGAGAAAAGAGTAGGAGATTTATTAATCGCTAAAAATAAAACAGTAAGCACTGCCGAAAGTCTAACAGGAGGAAAAATAGGAGCTAATTTAGTATCAATAGCAGGTTCATCTGCATATTTTAAAGGAGGTTTTATAACCTATACCGCCGAATTAAAAGAACAATTATTAGGTGTTTCAAAACAAACAATACAAGAATTTAGCGTTGTTAGTAAACAGGTTGCTAAACAAATGGCAGTTGGTTGTTTAAAAAAATTAAAAACAGATTTTGCTATAGCGGTAACAGGAAACGCAGGACCAACTACTGATGATACCGATAAAAGTGTAGGTGTTGTTTGTATTGCTATTGCAAGTAAACAGAGAGTTGAGGTGTATGAGTTTAATTTTGGGGAACCTCGCGAAAAAGTGTTAAATAGAACAGTTACTAAAGCTTTAGATTTGTTGCGAGAACGTATTTTAAAAGAGTAA
- the rimO gene encoding 30S ribosomal protein S12 methylthiotransferase RimO yields MRTKSPKQNKINVVTLGCSKNIYDSEVLMGQLKANGKNVVHEDKDDDGNIVVINTCGFIGKAKEESIDTILHYAQRKEAGEIDKVFVSGCLSERYKPDLENEIKNVDQYFGTHELPELLKVLEADYKHELIGERLTTTPKHYAYLKIAEGCDRPCSFCAIPLMRGKHKSTPIEELVIEATKLAKKGIKELMLIAQDLTYYGLDIYKKRALADLLKELVKVDGIEWIRLHYAFPSGFPMDVLEVMKNEPKVCNYLDIPLQHINTEILKSMKRGTTHEKTTSLIHKFRETVPKMAIRTTLIVGYPGETEEQFEELKAWVEEMRFERMGAFEYSHEENTGAFVLEDDVPADVKFRRVNEIMEVQGQISWELNQAKIGKTYRCLFDRKDGEYFYGRTEYDSPDVDNDVIVDATKHYIKLGEFIDIKIDEAGDFDLYGTPLVKQEKPVSLHQRKKINH; encoded by the coding sequence ATGCGCACAAAATCACCAAAGCAGAATAAAATTAACGTAGTAACCTTAGGATGTTCTAAAAATATTTACGACAGTGAAGTTTTAATGGGACAGTTAAAAGCGAATGGTAAAAACGTGGTTCATGAAGATAAAGATGATGATGGAAATATTGTTGTTATCAATACTTGTGGTTTTATCGGGAAAGCAAAAGAAGAAAGTATTGATACTATTTTGCATTATGCACAACGAAAAGAAGCGGGGGAAATCGACAAAGTTTTTGTTTCAGGATGTTTAAGTGAACGTTATAAACCCGATTTAGAAAACGAAATTAAAAATGTTGACCAATATTTTGGAACGCATGAATTACCTGAATTATTAAAGGTTTTAGAGGCGGATTATAAGCATGAATTAATTGGAGAGCGTTTAACAACTACGCCAAAACATTACGCATATTTAAAAATTGCCGAAGGTTGCGACCGTCCATGTTCATTTTGTGCAATTCCTTTAATGCGTGGTAAACACAAATCGACACCAATAGAGGAACTTGTGATTGAAGCTACAAAATTAGCTAAAAAAGGTATCAAAGAATTGATGTTAATCGCACAAGATTTAACCTATTATGGGTTGGATATTTATAAAAAACGTGCCTTAGCCGATTTATTAAAAGAGCTTGTAAAAGTTGATGGAATTGAGTGGATTCGTTTACATTATGCCTTTCCTTCAGGTTTTCCAATGGATGTTTTAGAGGTGATGAAAAATGAGCCAAAAGTTTGTAATTATTTAGATATTCCGTTACAACATATTAATACCGAAATTTTAAAATCGATGAAGCGTGGTACTACTCACGAAAAAACAACTTCATTAATTCATAAATTTAGAGAAACAGTGCCAAAAATGGCAATTCGTACAACTTTAATTGTTGGATATCCAGGGGAAACAGAAGAGCAATTTGAAGAGTTAAAGGCATGGGTTGAAGAAATGCGTTTCGAAAGAATGGGAGCATTTGAATATTCTCATGAAGAAAATACAGGTGCTTTTGTTTTAGAAGATGATGTTCCTGCTGATGTAAAATTCCGAAGAGTAAATGAAATTATGGAAGTACAAGGGCAAATTTCTTGGGAATTAAACCAAGCAAAAATTGGTAAAACGTACCGTTGTTTATTCGATAGAAAAGATGGCGAATATTTTTACGGGCGTACTGAATATGATTCACCAGATGTTGATAATGATGTAATTGTAGATGCTACTAAACATTATATTAAATTAGGGGAATTTATCGATATTAAAATTGATGAAGCGGGTGATTTTGACTTATACGGAACTCCGCTTGTAAAGCAAGAAAAGCCAGTAAGTTTACATCAGCGAAAAAAAATAAATCATTAA
- the gldF gene encoding gliding motility-associated ABC transporter permease subunit GldF has product MYPILKKEINSFFSSPIAYLVIGVFLLINGLFLWVFKDDFNILNAGFSDISSFFYLTPWLFLFLIPAITMKSFADEFNSGTIELLRTKPLTDWHIILGKFSASLLLVCIALLPTLIYVYTVYILGNPIGNLDIGITIGAYLGVLFLAATYTAIGLFTSTLSKNQIVAFILSVFISFILFYGFDSLSSSFGNSGYTLQQFGMYEHFKSISRGVVDTRDIIYFISLTFFFLLMTKQQLKNE; this is encoded by the coding sequence ATGTATCCAATACTTAAAAAAGAAATTAACTCATTTTTTTCATCTCCAATAGCCTATTTAGTTATTGGAGTGTTTTTACTCATAAATGGTTTGTTTTTATGGGTTTTCAAAGATGATTTCAACATTTTAAATGCTGGTTTTTCAGATATCAGTTCGTTCTTTTATTTAACACCTTGGTTATTTTTATTTTTAATTCCTGCCATTACCATGAAAAGTTTTGCTGATGAATTTAACAGCGGAACTATTGAACTATTAAGAACAAAACCACTAACCGATTGGCACATTATTTTAGGTAAATTTTCGGCATCATTATTATTAGTTTGCATTGCTTTATTACCTACCTTAATTTACGTTTACACAGTTTATATACTTGGTAATCCTATTGGTAATTTAGACATCGGCATTACCATTGGTGCATATTTAGGGGTGCTTTTTTTAGCTGCAACTTATACCGCAATTGGTTTATTCACCTCTACACTTTCTAAAAATCAAATTGTCGCTTTTATTTTAAGCGTTTTTATCAGCTTTATTTTATTCTACGGATTTGACTCTTTAAGTTCTTCTTTTGGAAATTCAGGATATACACTACAACAATTTGGAATGTACGAACATTTTAAAAGTATTAGCCGTGGCGTTGTAGATACCCGCGATATTATTTATTTTATCAGCCTTACTTTTTTCTTTTTATTGATGACCAAACAACAGTTAAAAAATGAATAA
- the ftsY gene encoding signal recognition particle-docking protein FtsY, translating into MSFFKKIFSREKKETLDKGLEKTKTSFFSKLSKAVAGKTKVDADVLDNLEEVLISSDVGVVTTLKIIDRIEARVARDKYVGTDELNQILRQEIAGLLSETNTKDATEFTISTNNKPHVIMVVGVNGVGKTTTIGKLASQFKKQGLKVVLGAADTFRAAAIDQLQVWADRTDVPIVRQEMGSDPASVAFDTVKSGVNQNADVIIIDTAGRLHNKVNLMNELTKIKRVMQKVIPNAPHEVLLVLDGSTGQNAFEQAKQFTKATEVSSLAVTKLDGTAKGGVVIGISDQFKIPVKYIGVGEGIDDLQVFNKHEFVDSFFK; encoded by the coding sequence ATGAGTTTTTTTAAGAAAATTTTCTCAAGAGAGAAAAAAGAAACATTAGACAAAGGATTAGAAAAAACAAAAACAAGTTTTTTCTCTAAATTATCGAAAGCTGTTGCTGGTAAAACAAAAGTCGATGCCGATGTTTTAGATAATTTAGAAGAAGTTTTAATTTCTTCAGACGTTGGTGTAGTTACTACACTGAAAATTATTGACAGAATTGAAGCTCGAGTTGCTAGAGATAAATATGTAGGTACTGACGAATTAAATCAAATTCTTAGACAAGAAATTGCAGGTTTATTATCAGAAACAAATACCAAAGATGCTACCGAATTTACTATTTCTACAAACAATAAACCACATGTAATAATGGTGGTTGGTGTAAATGGTGTTGGTAAAACAACGACGATTGGTAAATTAGCATCGCAATTTAAAAAGCAAGGTTTAAAGGTGGTTTTAGGGGCTGCCGATACCTTTAGAGCCGCAGCAATTGACCAATTACAGGTTTGGGCAGATAGAACTGATGTTCCTATTGTACGTCAGGAAATGGGGTCTGACCCTGCATCTGTGGCATTTGATACGGTTAAATCTGGTGTAAATCAAAATGCGGATGTTATTATTATTGATACTGCAGGTCGTTTACACAATAAAGTTAATTTAATGAATGAATTAACGAAGATTAAACGTGTAATGCAAAAAGTAATACCCAATGCTCCACATGAAGTGTTATTAGTTTTAGACGGTTCAACAGGGCAAAATGCTTTTGAACAAGCAAAACAATTTACAAAAGCTACCGAAGTTAGCTCTTTGGCTGTTACCAAATTAGATGGAACTGCAAAAGGAGGCGTTGTAATTGGTATTTCCGACCAATTTAAAATTCCTGTAAAATATATTGGTGTTGGTGAAGGAATTGACGATTTACAAGTGTTTAACAAACACGAATTTGTAGATTCTTTCTTTAAATAA
- a CDS encoding aquaporin — MKYLFDICKMKKKYISELIGTFALIFCGTGAMTVNEITGGTDLTHTGVAITWGLIVMAMIYAFGEISGAHFNPAVTIAFAFAKKFPWKEVPKYIVFQLIGAILASCMLCVLFPESEYFGATIPSIVPWRAFILELLLTFFLMLTIINVSSGSKEVGVMAGIAIGGVVLLEAMFAGPMTKASMNPVRSIAPALISGHLEHLWLYILAPILGAILAVFSWKLVK; from the coding sequence ATGAAATATTTATTTGATATTTGCAAAATGAAGAAAAAATATATTTCAGAATTAATAGGAACTTTCGCCCTAATTTTTTGCGGAACAGGAGCGATGACGGTAAATGAAATTACTGGTGGAACAGATTTAACCCATACGGGCGTTGCCATAACTTGGGGGTTAATTGTAATGGCGATGATTTATGCTTTTGGCGAAATTTCGGGCGCACATTTTAATCCTGCGGTCACTATTGCTTTCGCTTTTGCTAAAAAATTTCCGTGGAAAGAAGTTCCAAAGTATATTGTTTTTCAATTAATAGGAGCAATATTAGCAAGCTGTATGCTCTGTGTTTTATTTCCTGAAAGTGAATATTTTGGTGCAACAATTCCATCAATTGTACCGTGGCGTGCATTTATTTTAGAACTTTTATTAACCTTCTTTTTAATGCTAACTATTATCAATGTTTCGTCAGGAAGCAAGGAAGTTGGGGTAATGGCAGGAATCGCAATTGGAGGCGTAGTTTTACTAGAAGCGATGTTTGCAGGCCCGATGACAAAAGCATCCATGAATCCAGTACGTTCAATTGCTCCCGCTTTAATATCAGGGCATTTAGAGCATTTATGGTTGTATATTTTAGCTCCTATTTTAGGTGCGATATTAGCTGTTTTTTCTTGGAAATTAGTCAAGTAA
- the rpmG gene encoding 50S ribosomal protein L33: protein MAKKGNRVQVILECTEHKATGLPGTSRYITTKNKKNTPDRMELKKFNSILKKMTVHKEIK, encoded by the coding sequence ATGGCAAAAAAAGGAAACAGAGTTCAGGTTATATTAGAATGTACTGAACACAAAGCAACTGGTTTACCAGGAACTTCACGTTATATTACTACAAAGAACAAAAAAAACACTCCTGATAGAATGGAATTAAAGAAATTTAATTCTATCTTAAAGAAGATGACAGTTCACAAAGAAATTAAATAA
- the gldG gene encoding gliding motility-associated ABC transporter substrate-binding protein GldG: MNKKLQYSTLAFFGLLLINYLSKSVYKRFDLTQDNRYTISKTSINLLDKLENTIFINVYLEGDFPAEFKRLQTETRLFLEELKALNSNVQFRFINPNNIRENLIKKGMMPSQLTVEEDGKLSEAIIFPWAEISSGKRTELVSLLPNTVAKTQEKQLQNAIEKLEYSFANAINNITTNQKQKIAVIAGNGELEDIDLYSLLSEVGKKYRLAKFTLDSVAKNPQKTIHDLTNYDLAIIAKPTQKFTEKEKFTLDQFISNGGKTLWMIDNNYSDTDSLYNTGKMLAFPRDLNLTDLLFSYQIRINNSLIQDLYSAKIPLATGNTGNQAQFKHLNWFYHPLVNPNPNHPITRNIAPVRFRFTTQIDTLKGHIKKTPLFVTSVLTKKIGTPNFIELQSIAKQPKEKQYNSGPQLLAVLLEGNFNSAYKNRTKPFNTPLFKAKSTANKMVVIADGDIARNQILKGKPHDLALDKWTGEHFGNKEFLINTIDYLLDDTGLINLRNKSIAIHLLDKQKAYTQKRFWQFINIGVPLILLALFGLGFRYFRKRKYEN; encoded by the coding sequence ATGAATAAAAAGCTACAATATAGCACCCTTGCTTTCTTCGGATTATTATTGATAAACTACCTTTCAAAATCCGTTTACAAACGCTTCGATTTAACACAAGATAACCGTTATACGATTTCTAAAACCAGTATTAATCTATTAGATAAATTAGAAAATACTATTTTTATTAACGTTTATTTAGAGGGCGATTTTCCTGCCGAATTTAAACGCTTACAAACCGAAACACGTCTGTTTTTAGAAGAATTAAAAGCCCTAAATTCAAACGTTCAATTTCGATTTATCAACCCGAATAATATTCGTGAAAATCTAATAAAAAAAGGCATGATGCCAAGTCAATTAACTGTCGAAGAAGACGGGAAATTGTCGGAAGCTATTATTTTTCCTTGGGCAGAAATTAGCAGCGGAAAAAGAACTGAATTGGTTTCTTTATTACCAAATACGGTGGCTAAAACACAAGAAAAACAGCTACAAAATGCCATTGAAAAACTAGAATATTCTTTTGCAAATGCGATAAACAATATTACAACGAATCAAAAACAAAAAATCGCCGTAATTGCTGGTAATGGCGAATTAGAAGATATCGATTTGTATAGCTTATTGAGCGAAGTTGGCAAAAAATATCGATTAGCAAAATTTACTTTAGACAGTGTGGCTAAAAATCCTCAGAAAACAATCCATGATTTAACCAACTATGATTTAGCAATTATTGCAAAACCTACCCAAAAATTTACCGAAAAAGAAAAATTTACACTCGATCAGTTTATTAGCAACGGAGGTAAAACACTTTGGATGATTGATAATAATTATTCCGATACCGATAGTTTATATAATACGGGGAAAATGCTCGCTTTCCCACGTGATTTAAACCTAACTGATTTATTATTTAGCTATCAAATCCGTATTAATAACTCATTAATTCAAGATTTATATTCAGCTAAAATACCGTTAGCAACAGGAAATACAGGAAATCAGGCACAGTTTAAACACTTAAATTGGTTTTATCATCCGCTGGTAAATCCAAACCCAAACCACCCGATTACCAGAAATATTGCTCCTGTTCGTTTTCGTTTTACCACACAAATAGATACCTTAAAAGGACACATTAAAAAAACACCGTTATTTGTTACTTCTGTATTAACAAAAAAGATAGGCACGCCTAATTTTATTGAATTACAAAGTATTGCTAAACAGCCAAAAGAAAAACAATACAATAGCGGACCACAATTGTTAGCTGTTTTGTTAGAAGGTAATTTTAATTCGGCATATAAAAACAGAACAAAACCTTTTAATACGCCACTTTTTAAAGCAAAAAGTACTGCAAATAAAATGGTTGTTATTGCCGATGGTGATATTGCTAGAAATCAAATTTTAAAAGGAAAACCACACGATTTAGCCTTAGATAAATGGACTGGCGAACACTTTGGAAACAAAGAGTTTTTAATAAATACCATTGATTACTTACTAGACGATACTGGTTTAATTAATTTGCGAAATAAATCGATTGCTATTCATTTATTAGACAAACAAAAAGCCTATACTCAAAAACGTTTTTGGCAATTTATAAATATCGGTGTTCCGTTAATTTTACTTGCCTTATTTGGGCTTGGATTTCGTTATTTTAGGAAGAGAAAATATGAAAATTAA
- a CDS encoding GNAT family N-acetyltransferase, with amino-acid sequence MNYPTVFPKISTERLTLRQVSFNDKRAIFKLHSNKVVNKLITRETPKNLNDADAFIQACLDNFETQNSIFWAIELQETTKIIGSINLYDINSEDNSAKISYELTPDYQKEGLMSETIKTILDFAKLTTKLKTIDAITHQNNSNAITLLEKNQFTLQETNQNLPEDNAVFRLDINQE; translated from the coding sequence ATGAATTACCCTACAGTTTTCCCAAAAATTTCTACAGAAAGATTAACATTGCGCCAAGTATCTTTTAACGATAAAAGAGCTATCTTTAAATTACACTCTAACAAAGTAGTTAACAAATTAATTACAAGAGAAACCCCTAAAAATTTAAATGATGCTGATGCTTTTATTCAAGCTTGTTTAGATAATTTTGAAACTCAAAACAGTATTTTTTGGGCAATTGAATTGCAAGAAACCACTAAAATTATTGGCTCAATTAATCTTTATGATATAAATTCGGAAGATAATTCAGCAAAAATAAGCTATGAATTAACACCTGATTATCAAAAAGAAGGTCTTATGAGCGAAACCATAAAAACTATTTTAGATTTTGCAAAATTAACTACCAAATTAAAAACTATTGACGCTATTACACATCAAAATAATTCTAATGCTATAACGTTATTAGAAAAAAATCAATTTACTTTACAAGAAACTAATCAAAATTTACCAGAAGACAATGCTGTTTTTCGTCTTGACATAAACCAAGAATAA
- the rpmB gene encoding 50S ribosomal protein L28 produces the protein MSRVCELTGKKAMVGNNVSHALNRTKRKFNANLMTKRFFIPEEDKWITLKVSASALKNINKKGISAVIKSARENGFLTK, from the coding sequence ATGTCTAGAGTTTGTGAACTTACAGGAAAAAAAGCAATGGTTGGGAACAATGTTTCTCACGCATTAAATAGAACTAAAAGAAAATTTAACGCTAACTTAATGACTAAGCGTTTCTTTATACCAGAAGAAGATAAGTGGATTACTTTAAAAGTATCAGCTTCTGCATTAAAAAATATTAATAAAAAAGGAATCTCTGCTGTGATTAAAAGCGCTAGAGAGAATGGTTTTTTAACTAAATAA
- a CDS encoding DUF4295 domain-containing protein, with product MAKKSVASLQTGAKRLTKAIKMVKSPKTGAYTFVEAIMDPAQVNDFIKKN from the coding sequence ATGGCAAAGAAATCAGTAGCATCGTTACAAACAGGAGCGAAAAGATTAACTAAAGCAATCAAAATGGTAAAGTCTCCAAAAACAGGAGCTTATACATTCGTTGAAGCTATTATGGATCCTGCACAAGTAAATGATTTTATCAAGAAAAATTAA